A region of bacterium DNA encodes the following proteins:
- a CDS encoding response regulator yields MADYNERTAVSDDPKEAVQEIRERLLFIKNVFDGIDSAVFVVGMAEDGEFRYICANAAFERMTSLKSADIIGKRPEDVYKHLHNETARNLRTNFFHCIASGSAVDYNDVIIQNGHRIWIKTHLTPLPGIVSKSHQIIGTFTDISEFKMTEEILRENEKKFTLLFDHMTNGFALHDVLTDSNGFTVNYVFRDVNKAFEKIMQLERKNIIGKKITDVMSKIGGNDFNWIKIYREIALKGDAATQEHYFKSLNKWLCISAFNPEEGKYATIFSDITTSKHLESQFLQAQKMESVGRLAGGVAHDFNNMLTVIIGNSDMVLSSLTPDNTLYDDITEIKSTAERATGLTKQLLAFSRQQDIEPQVINLNTVLSDMDKMLRRLIGEDIELVTFLADKLNMVRVDPGQIVQVLTNLAVNARDAMPDGGMLTLETANVILDIDYTHFHCEVVPGSYVMIAVSDTGTGIDEKTMSQIFEPFFTTKEKGKGTGLGLSTCYGIVKQNKGNIWVYSELGHGTTFKIYFPIVEAEPESVPIKKDETDCSVGGTILLVEDDELVNDMLSRILRQKGFNVHNAHDGLEMLNYLDKNKIEKMDLLVTDLVMPHMNGKELSARLRTLHPEIRVIYMSGYTDNSIINYGIHDGDGVFLQKPFSPETFIRKIRESLAS; encoded by the coding sequence ATGGCGGACTATAATGAGAGAACTGCTGTATCGGATGACCCGAAAGAAGCGGTACAGGAGATAAGAGAGCGATTGTTGTTCATAAAAAATGTTTTCGATGGAATCGATTCGGCTGTTTTCGTGGTCGGCATGGCTGAGGATGGAGAATTCCGATATATCTGTGCGAATGCTGCTTTTGAACGGATGACAAGTTTGAAATCGGCCGACATCATCGGTAAACGGCCGGAAGATGTGTATAAGCATCTTCACAATGAAACAGCGCGAAACCTGCGGACCAATTTCTTTCACTGCATAGCATCGGGAAGTGCCGTTGATTATAATGATGTCATTATACAGAATGGACACCGAATCTGGATCAAAACTCATCTGACCCCGCTTCCTGGGATAGTATCTAAGAGTCATCAGATAATCGGAACATTTACTGATATTTCCGAGTTTAAGATGACAGAAGAGATTCTCAGAGAAAACGAAAAAAAATTCACGCTGTTATTCGATCATATGACCAACGGGTTTGCGCTCCATGATGTCCTTACCGATAGTAACGGTTTTACGGTCAATTACGTTTTTCGTGATGTAAATAAAGCGTTTGAAAAAATAATGCAGCTTGAGAGAAAAAACATTATTGGAAAAAAAATCACCGATGTCATGTCCAAAATCGGGGGGAATGATTTTAACTGGATCAAAATCTATCGTGAAATTGCCCTCAAAGGAGATGCTGCAACCCAAGAGCACTATTTTAAATCTCTGAACAAGTGGCTGTGTATTTCCGCGTTTAATCCGGAAGAGGGGAAATATGCCACCATTTTCAGCGATATTACTACAAGCAAACACCTGGAATCTCAATTTCTTCAAGCCCAGAAAATGGAATCCGTGGGCCGTTTGGCCGGTGGCGTTGCCCATGATTTCAATAACATGCTGACTGTCATAATAGGGAATTCGGATATGGTATTATCTTCGCTTACCCCAGACAATACCCTCTACGACGATATCACTGAGATAAAAAGTACTGCGGAACGGGCGACAGGTCTTACCAAGCAGCTTCTTGCTTTTTCACGGCAGCAGGATATCGAGCCGCAGGTGATAAACCTGAACACGGTTCTGAGCGATATGGATAAAATGCTTCGTCGCCTGATCGGTGAGGATATAGAACTTGTTACATTTCTGGCTGATAAACTGAACATGGTGCGGGTTGATCCTGGGCAGATTGTACAGGTATTGACCAACCTGGCGGTCAATGCTCGTGATGCCATGCCGGATGGCGGAATGCTTACCCTGGAAACTGCCAATGTCATACTTGATATTGATTATACTCATTTTCATTGCGAGGTTGTGCCCGGGAGTTATGTCATGATAGCTGTGAGCGACACAGGTACAGGGATAGACGAAAAGACTATGTCCCAAATCTTTGAACCATTTTTTACCACAAAAGAAAAAGGGAAAGGAACTGGCCTGGGACTCTCGACCTGTTATGGCATTGTCAAGCAGAACAAGGGGAATATTTGGGTTTACAGTGAACTTGGGCACGGAACGACATTTAAAATATATTTCCCTATTGTGGAGGCAGAACCTGAAAGCGTTCCGATTAAAAAGGATGAAACCGATTGCAGTGTCGGAGGGACGATTCTGCTCGTTGAGGATGACGAACTCGTTAACGATATGTTATCCAGGATATTACGTCAAAAAGGTTTCAACGTTCACAACGCGCATGACGGGCTTGAAATGTTAAATTATCTTGATAAAAATAAAATTGAAAAAATGGATCTTCTGGTGACAGACCTTGTTATGCCTCATATGAACGGGAAAGAGCTTTCCGCGCGTCTCAGAACTCTACATCCCGAAATCAGGGTTATTTATATGTCAGGATACACCGATAATTCCATTATAAACTATGGAATACATGATGGCGATGGAGTATTTCTCCAGAAACCATTCTCCCCGGAAACGTTTATTCGAAAAATTCGTGAATCACTTGCATCATGA
- a CDS encoding sigma-54 dependent transcriptional regulator — MAHILIIDDDPSMNEALARVVKSVGHDVTCVFTLNEGLKKARNGNFDVVFLDVQLPDGNGLDAIPLIRAAPSVPEVIIITAFSDINGAELAIKNGAWDYITKPAMLNEMLLPFVRALQYREEKKTGHIPLVLKCEGIIGSSAKMEKVLEQLAQAAVSNANVLISGETGTGKELFARAIHKNSPRADKPFVVVDCAALPETLVEGILFGHEKGAFTGADKMKEGLIEHAHGGTLFLDEIGELPLSVQKAFLRVIQERLYRPLGSKTESKSNFRLIVATNRELDQMVQAGQFRKDLLYRLRAFSIELPPLRERVEDIKPLIIHYTSELGDLYGIETKGFSPEFLEALTNYEWPGNVRELVNTIEYVLTEARYEPTFFPYHLPTNIRIRIAQTSVPVKADIQKNRGAFYSFETVEHETFPKMKTVHEDMERRYLHTLMTKTMGNKIKACKIAGISRARLYQLLKKYNLPDNL, encoded by the coding sequence GTGGCCCATATCCTGATTATCGATGATGATCCTTCGATGAACGAGGCGCTGGCAAGAGTGGTAAAGAGTGTTGGGCACGATGTTACATGTGTTTTTACACTCAACGAAGGACTTAAAAAAGCACGGAACGGGAATTTTGACGTTGTTTTCCTTGATGTACAGTTGCCGGATGGTAACGGGCTCGATGCAATCCCGCTTATCCGTGCCGCACCTTCAGTACCTGAAGTAATTATCATCACAGCTTTCAGTGATATAAATGGAGCAGAGCTTGCGATAAAAAACGGGGCATGGGATTATATTACAAAACCTGCCATGCTCAATGAAATGCTGCTGCCGTTTGTACGGGCGCTCCAGTACCGTGAGGAAAAGAAGACCGGGCATATTCCGCTTGTGTTGAAATGTGAAGGTATCATCGGCAGCAGTGCAAAAATGGAAAAAGTGCTCGAACAGCTTGCTCAGGCAGCTGTCAGCAACGCGAATGTGCTTATTTCGGGAGAAACCGGTACGGGAAAGGAGCTCTTCGCGCGGGCAATACATAAAAACAGCCCACGGGCTGATAAACCCTTTGTAGTGGTCGATTGCGCCGCTTTACCCGAAACGCTTGTCGAGGGGATTTTATTCGGACATGAGAAAGGGGCCTTCACAGGGGCGGATAAAATGAAAGAAGGATTGATTGAACATGCCCATGGGGGAACATTGTTTCTCGATGAAATTGGAGAGCTCCCGTTATCGGTCCAGAAAGCATTCCTTCGTGTGATTCAGGAACGTCTGTATCGCCCTCTTGGCTCTAAAACGGAAAGTAAAAGCAATTTCCGTCTTATCGTGGCGACCAACAGGGAACTCGACCAGATGGTACAAGCCGGTCAGTTCAGAAAAGATCTGCTCTATCGCCTGCGGGCATTCTCGATTGAACTTCCACCGTTACGGGAACGTGTTGAAGACATAAAACCGTTGATTATTCATTATACATCCGAGCTTGGTGACTTGTATGGTATCGAAACAAAGGGTTTTTCTCCGGAATTTTTAGAAGCACTGACAAATTATGAATGGCCGGGAAATGTCCGTGAGCTGGTTAATACAATCGAGTATGTTCTTACCGAGGCACGATATGAGCCCACTTTTTTCCCCTATCATCTTCCCACAAACATACGGATCAGGATTGCACAGACCTCTGTACCGGTAAAAGCGGATATTCAGAAAAATCGCGGTGCATTTTATTCGTTTGAAACCGTTGAGCACGAAACATTCCCGAAAATGAAAACTGTGCATGAAGACATGGAGCGAAGATATCTTCATACACTCATGACGAAAACCATGGGAAATAAGATCAAAGCCTGTAAGATTGCTGGAATATCGAGAGCCCGATTATATCAGTTATTGAAAAAATACAATCTTCCGGATAATCTCTGA
- a CDS encoding PAS domain S-box protein — MNSASDELLELLWDVYMQSPIPTFISRNAAKIIRYNDAVAELTGYSPEEATTIDVLIQKLFPDEEYYNNVIKIRNMLLDREINIKRDEFVITRKDGGIRWVEVSVYDILSHGLPTDLIIVQIIDITDRIEVQKALSTSEKKYRALFENSRNSVEIFTVEPIILDVNGTWLGLFGYSGEEIKGLDIRDTYFAYDEYISVINQLKNNGYIKEYEIKRRKKDGTEMNCLMSASLQRSDDNEIEYILNIICDISERKYLENKLLQAQKMEAIGTLAAGIAHDFNNILGAIMLNTELAIYDLPKKNQTRTLLESVIKSSLRAKNLIEQILTFSRQTGQGKRPVNILPIVKETLKLIHATFPSTIRICEHIKSNRDVILCDPVQINQIILNLCNNAAYAMKDRGGTLEISMDNVMIDNDAINKYPVLKPGPHVRLTVRDTGEGISSSVIERIFEPFYTTKKPGEGPGMGLSVVHGIIRSYQGEITVHSEPGEGSVFDVFLPIVEIEDIHEDKLLGKILPGHERILLVDDEKDLVHIEKGVLEHLGYSVVGKTSSVHALEYFRSNPDWIDLVITDLTMPDIDGRELSRALVSIRPNIPIILCTGYNETIASGETEELGIREILIKPFNGGMIAASIRRVLDANR, encoded by the coding sequence ATGAATTCCGCGAGTGATGAATTACTTGAGCTGCTGTGGGATGTTTATATGCAGAGTCCTATACCGACATTCATATCGAGGAATGCTGCGAAGATCATTCGGTATAACGATGCAGTCGCTGAACTGACCGGTTATTCACCTGAAGAAGCAACCACTATTGACGTCTTGATACAGAAATTGTTTCCGGATGAGGAATATTATAACAATGTGATTAAAATCAGAAATATGCTGCTGGACAGAGAAATAAACATTAAAAGGGATGAGTTTGTAATTACCCGGAAAGACGGCGGGATTCGATGGGTAGAAGTATCAGTTTACGATATTCTCAGCCATGGTTTACCCACCGATTTGATTATTGTTCAAATTATTGATATTACGGATCGAATAGAAGTACAAAAAGCACTATCAACGAGCGAAAAGAAATACAGGGCGCTTTTTGAGAATTCCCGTAATTCCGTAGAAATTTTTACTGTGGAACCGATAATACTGGATGTTAACGGCACATGGTTGGGATTATTCGGGTATTCAGGGGAGGAGATAAAGGGGCTTGACATTCGTGACACATATTTCGCATATGATGAATATATCAGTGTTATAAACCAATTGAAGAACAATGGATATATAAAAGAATATGAAATAAAACGAAGGAAAAAAGATGGCACTGAAATGAATTGTCTCATGTCTGCAAGCCTCCAGAGGTCTGATGACAATGAGATCGAATATATACTGAATATCATATGCGACATTTCGGAACGTAAATATCTGGAAAACAAGCTGCTTCAGGCTCAGAAAATGGAGGCTATCGGCACACTGGCGGCAGGTATTGCCCATGATTTTAATAATATCCTCGGCGCGATCATGCTCAACACCGAGCTTGCTATTTATGATCTGCCAAAGAAAAATCAGACCAGGACTCTTCTGGAAAGTGTTATCAAGTCAAGTCTCAGAGCAAAAAATCTCATAGAGCAGATTCTCACATTCAGCCGTCAGACAGGACAGGGAAAACGCCCTGTTAACATTCTGCCCATTGTCAAGGAAACTCTGAAGCTCATTCATGCGACATTCCCGTCCACCATCAGGATATGTGAACACATAAAATCAAACCGTGATGTTATTCTGTGTGATCCCGTTCAGATCAATCAGATTATATTGAATCTATGCAATAATGCAGCGTATGCCATGAAAGACAGAGGGGGAACGCTCGAAATTTCCATGGATAATGTCATGATCGACAACGACGCGATTAATAAGTACCCTGTATTAAAACCGGGACCGCACGTGAGATTGACGGTGCGTGATACGGGCGAGGGCATATCATCATCGGTAATTGAACGTATTTTTGAGCCGTTTTATACCACGAAAAAACCCGGAGAAGGTCCCGGTATGGGTTTGAGTGTTGTTCATGGAATTATTCGGAGCTATCAGGGAGAGATAACCGTTCATAGTGAACCCGGCGAAGGCTCGGTTTTTGATGTGTTTTTGCCCATTGTTGAAATTGAGGACATTCATGAAGACAAGCTCCTCGGGAAAATTCTCCCCGGTCACGAACGAATACTTCTCGTGGACGATGAGAAAGACCTGGTACACATCGAGAAGGGAGTACTTGAACATCTTGGCTACTCCGTTGTCGGGAAAACGAGCAGTGTACATGCCCTGGAATATTTCCGTTCCAATCCTGACTGGATTGATCTTGTCATTACCGACCTTACCATGCCCGATATCGACGGTCGTGAATTATCGCGGGCGTTAGTAAGCATCAGGCCGAATATTCCCATCATACTCTGTACCGGATATAATGAGACTATCGCATCGGGTGAAACAGAGGAACTGGGTATTCGCGAGATTCTTATCAAGCCTTTTAACGGCGGCATGATTGCCGCAAGTATAAGACGTGTGCTGGATGCCAACCGATAA